In Scylla paramamosain isolate STU-SP2022 chromosome 19, ASM3559412v1, whole genome shotgun sequence, a single genomic region encodes these proteins:
- the LOC135109926 gene encoding uncharacterized protein LOC135109926 isoform X4 — protein MFGVKRERLNFSFGTPTGSTKGRQGLLSWRGRDLRGPCSPAASASPYKAYTPFFGTPGYPSPLDRVRLRKAVSPQCGHASFSHLPRRHHRTSPRSLHHAASLPRLTAMTGDGLHSFSFSPGLAKGSFSIGHRDSHCSASPGHWLFRTFVGGGGDGGHSSPLPSSVLNPNKAIFTLNASSRILTANDMCSLLLGESEEKLCGGSRRLSDFISCPVTARYLASLAPDATPIPEEVPLDSLMPPASPGFDAADGKGAVIFSGRVVSVETSENGSQLCSLWLKGLPREAGQEQRWMAVLEPIEVTQAKELEQQQCTGVSVEGSSTFPLCVQLSHHHPQPHSHTSHTPALNLDISVFSNISGLVVLDSSGNISDYNYNFTRYLFGYGHGELDGQSISLIIPSIFEDMGQVQELGCEEEVSTGSYWQEEDEDEEDEEELEVEVEVELVEEEQEEDKEMQKENKQKGEQHTKITQLIMDQNIKPSNNNTTAATTTTTTTTASHSQAMRDITNSLNAADLKPQPQPQQQCLYNTWVEEKSGDENKMNKMPVSALITSTPSAKECITSRPPADPIEQGTFFGVGRHKDGSDLRVIYQIRRVVLDTLEEEEEDEEEMKERKGDTGGGGTGTVFYYMWILNDRDGMVDDAPSTLDLTRTSLHDTTELSLGHAITREAQEQKQQQKEEEHKQKSKKKEVEEEDEELGDETVDSSYCPSFTSSSECGGEGEHSHTCTDGSSGAEYSLNHSRRGGRHSSSSAPEEEKDVPEEGEFSQHYQILKQIGKGAFGCVKLSYRCSDSLLVVTKFIKKSKVYRDSWVDDMVLERRVPLEVSLLMSLDHPNIVTVLDVFENDKYFQLVMEKLGSGMDLFEFIDRNPKLDEFLAAHIFRQIVAALTYLHSLNIVHRDVKDENVIMDNRFHVKLIDFGSSAFTAPGKEFSQFAGTVEYCSPEVLMGNKYTGYEVEVWSLGVTLYTLMYWENPFYDVDETIKGVLNIPYEHSPELTSLLKGMMEKDVSARLTLPQVEKHPWTQLPCNPEQYTFHHVVHCSKRERNPKHYLRDYMQNGEDTAASSRSFLDEDLHQKHLVSTPPPLSIRRANSATTPRRPSHPNKNRDRLWSASPLSVCPAAAVATAAAGNKSPTCVPDRCRTPSVASCSTHSRASTTHSLSSIRSTITVDSASFSACSPHSSSPSSTTSPSSSSSSSSTTPTTATASDWANTQCKSTCISSTCQDSSTPLSDSTPSSDSGSSHSTLDDPCCPLSPCPVESTSCHHHRHHHTSSGDQHYSHGSSSCEGSQGACHSSRDTSCCSDHCPSWQESSRCTSLSHHRTKQDFLSSLFSYSSSSTSSSSSSSSSCSSSSSASSPESSPQKSHKSSNSTFNSDTLFYSEPFSFSDLLSLTDLDLMEGVLPHPCDPLWDDSTPDSP, from the exons ATGTTTGGAGTTAA gAGAGAGCGTCTGAATTTCAGCTTCGGGACCCCCACTGGCTCtaccaag GGTCGCCAGGGGCTTCTGTCATGGCGAGGCAGAGACCTTAGAGGACCCTGCTCCCCTGCCGCCTCTGCCAGCCCCTACAAGGCCTACACCCCCTTCTTTGGGACCCCTGGATACCCTTCTCCTTTGGACCGCGTCAG GTTGAGGAAGGCAGTGTCCCCGCAGTGTGGCCATGCTAGCTTCTCCCACCtgccccgccgccaccaccgcaccTCGCCTCGCTCCCTCCACCACGCCGCCTCCCTGCCACGTCTGACTGCCATGACAG gcGATGGTCTCCACAGTTTCAGCTTCTCGCCGGGCCTGGCCAAAGGCTCCTTCAGCATCGGCCACAGGGACTCTCACTGCAGCGCCTCTCCCGGACACTGGCTCTTCAGAACGTTTGTGGGAGGTGGTGGCGACGGAGGACACagttcccctctcccctcctctgtcCTTAACCCCAACAAAGCCATCTTCACCCTCAACGCCTCCTCCAGG ATCCTGACAGCCAATGACATGTGCTCATTGCTTCTTGGAGAGTCCGAGGAGAAGCTGTGCGGGGGCTCCAGGAGACTCTCGGATTTCATCTCCTGCCCCGTTACTGCACGCTACCTGGCCAGCCTTGCCCCGGATGCCACCCCGATCCCCGAGGAAGTGCCCCTAGATTCCCTCATGCCCCCAGCGTCGCCAGGGTTCGATGCTGCAGACGGAAAAGGAGCTGTGATATTTAGCGGGAGAGTG GTGAGTGTTGAGACAAGTGAAAACGGAAGTCAATTGTGTTCCCTGTGGCTGAAGGGTTTGCCAAGAGAGGCGGGGCAGGAGCAAAGGTGGATGGCTGTGCTGGAGCCTATTGAAGTTACACAGGcgaag GAGTTAGAGCAGCAGCAGTGTACAGGAGTGAGTGTGGAGGGCAGCAGCACCTTCCCCCTGTGTGTGCAGTtgtcccaccaccacccacaaccaCACTCTCACACCTCACACACTCCCGCACTCAATCTAGACATCTCG GTGTTCTCCAATATCAGTGGCCTGGTTGTGCTGGACAGTTCAGGAAACATAAGCgactacaactacaacttcACCCGTTATCTCTTCGGCTACGGCCATGGGGAGCTGGATGGCCAG AGTATTTCCCTCATCATCCCCTCCATCTTTGAGGACATGGGGCAGGTGCAGGAGCTGggctgtgaggaggaggtgtcCACGGGAAGCTACTggcaagaggaggatgaggacgaggaggacgaagaggagctGGAGgtagaagtggaggtggagctggtggaggaggagcaggaagaggacaaggagatgCAGAAGGAGAATAAACAGAAG ggcgaacaacacaccaaaataacacAACTTATCATGGATCAGAATATCAAaccaagcaacaacaacaccactgctgccaccaccaccaccaccaccaccacagcgtcACACAGCCAGGCCATGAGGGACATTACAAACTCCCTCAATGCAGCGGACCTCAAGCcgcagccacagccacagcag CAGTGCCTCTACAACAcctgggtggaggagaagagtggTGATGagaacaagatgaacaagaTGCCAGTCTCAGCCCTCatcacctccactccctccgccaAGGAGTGCATCACCTCCCGGCCTCCTGCAGACCCCATAGAGCAGGGTACCTTTTTCGGGGTCGGCAGGCACAAGGATGGCTCGGACTTGA GAGTCATTTACCAAATCCGGCGTGTGGTTCTGGACaccctggaggaggaagaggaggatgaggaggagatgaaggagcgAAAGGGAGACACTGGAGGAGGCGGAACAGGGACGGTCTTCTATTACATGTGGATTCTGAACGACAGGGATGGAATGGTGGATGACGCACCCTCCACCCTTGATCTCACTCGAACATCTCTCCATGACACTACGGAGCTTTCCCTTGGCCAT GCCATCACACGCGAGGCTCaggaacagaagcagcagcagaaggaggaggaacacaagcagaaaagcaagaagaaggaggtggaggaggaggatgaggagctgGGTGACGAAACAGTGGATTCCTCCTActgcccctccttcacctcctcctccgagtGTGGCGGCGAAGGGGAGCACAGCCACACTTGTACGGACGGCAGCTCAGGGGCAGAGTACTCCCTCAACCACTCCCGCAGAGGGGGAcgccactcttcctcctcc GCacctgaggaagagaaggatgtcCCGGAGGAGGGAGAGTTCAGCCAGCACTACCAGATCCTCAAGCAGATTGGGAAAGGTGCGTTTGGCTGCGTCAAGCTGAGTTACCGCTGCTCCGACAGCCTGCTG GTGGTGACGAAGTTTATCAAGAAATCCAAAGTGTATCGGGACAGCTGGGTGGATGACATGGTCCTGGAGCGTAGGGTGCCTCTGGAAGTATCCCTACTCATGAGTCTGGACCATCCTAATATT gTCACGGTACTGGATGTCTTTGAAAACGACAAGTACTTCCAGCTGGTCATGGAGAAGCTTGGGTCTGGAATGGACCTCTTTGAGTTTATCGACCGAAACCCCAAACTTGATGAATTCTTGGCTGCCCACATCTTTCGgcag ATTGTGGCAGCCCTCACGTACCTTCACTCCCTCAACATTGTGCACCGCGATGTGAAAGATGAGAATGTTATAATGGACAATCGATTTCATGTCAAACTCATCGACTTTGGATCCTCGGCCTTCACCGCCCCGGGCAAGGAGTTCTCGCAGTTTGCCGGCACTGTTGAATACTGCAGTCCAGAAGTGCTTATGGGGAacaa ATATACAGGGTATGAAGTGGAGGTGTGGTCCCTGGGTGTGACTCTCTACACCTTGATGTATTGGGAGAACCCTTTCTATGATGTGGATGAGACAATTAAGGGGGTTCTCAATATTCCCTACGAGCATTCACCAG AACTGACATCACTGCTGAAGGGGATGATGGAGAAGGACGTCAGTGCTCGCCTCACACTGCCACAGGTTGAGAAGCATCCCTGGACACAGCTGCCTTGTAACCCAGAGCAGTACACCTTCCATCATGTTGTGCACTGCT CCAAGAGGGAGCGTAACCCCAAACACTACCTCAGAGACTATATGCAGAACGGAGAAGACACAGCTGCCTCCTCCCGCAGCTTCTTGGACGAGGACCTTCATCAGAAGCACCTCGTGTCCACCCCTCCGCCTCTGTCTATCCGTCGTGCTAACTCTGCCACCACGCCGCGCCGCCCCAGTCACCCCAACAAGAA CCGGGACAGGTTGTGGTCAGCCTCCCCGCTCAGTGTGTGtccggcagcagcagtagcaacagcagcggcaGGAAACAAGAGTCCCACGTGTGTGCCAGACCGCTGCCGGACCCCGAGTGTGGCCTCCTGCTCCACGCACTCCAGGgcctccaccacccactccctctcctccatcag GAGCACAATCACAGTAGACTCAGCCTCCTTCTCTGCCTgctctccccactcctcctccccatcctccaccacctccccttcctcttcctcctcttcctcttccaccacccccaccactgcAACTGCCTCGGATTGGGCCAACACTCAATGCAAGTCCACCTGTATCTCCTCCACCTGCCAGGACTCTTCCACGCCTCTCTCTGACTCAACGCCAAGCTCAG ACTCAGGGAGCAGCCACAGCACCCTGGATGACCCTTGTTGCCCCCTGAGCCCCTGCCCTGTCGAGTCTAcctcctgccaccaccatcgccaccaccacacttccaGCGGGGACCAGCACTACAGCCATGGCTCCTCTAGCTGCGAGGGGAGCCAGGGGGCATGCCACTCCTCCAGGGACACCAGCTGCTGCTCAGACCATTGTCCCAGCTGGCAGGAGAGCTCAAGATGCACGTCACTGTCACATCATCGAACTAAGCAggatttcctctcctctctcttctcgtactcctcctcatcgacctcctcctcctcctccagttcatcctcctgctcttcttcctcctctgcctcgtcGCCAGAATCCAGCCCACAGAAGTCCCACAAGTCATCAAACTCAACATTCAATAGTGACACTCTGTTCTATAGTGAGCCGTTCTCCTTCAGTGACCTCCTGAGCCTCACCGACCTGGACCTGATGGAGGGCGTCCTGCCGCACCCCTGTGACCCCCTGTGGGATGACAGCACCCCTGACAGCCCCTAG
- the LOC135109926 gene encoding uncharacterized protein LOC135109926 isoform X2 yields the protein MFGVKRERLNFSFGTPTGSTKGRQGLLSWRGRDLRGPCSPAASASPYKAYTPFFGTPGYPSPLDRVRLRKAVSPQCGHASFSHLPRRHHRTSPRSLHHAASLPRLTAMTGDGLHSFSFSPGLAKGSFSIGHRDSHCSASPGHWLFRTFVGGGGDGGHSSPLPSSVLNPNKAIFTLNASSRILTANDMCSLLLGESEEKLCGGSRRLSDFISCPVTARYLASLAPDATPIPEEVPLDSLMPPASPGFDAADGKGAVIFSGRVVSVETSENGSQLCSLWLKGLPREAGQEQRWMAVLEPIEVTQAKATVDYIGTILDSDEAFRALFSFPDTVIISHLENIHNLIPSLQLPSPPPAPPSSSSSSSSSSSVPPSVLPVELEQQQCTGVSVEGSSTFPLCVQLSHHHPQPHSHTSHTPALNLDISVFSNISGLVVLDSSGNISDYNYNFTRYLFGYGHGELDGQSISLIIPSIFEDMGQVQELGCEEEVSTGSYWQEEDEDEEDEEELEVEVEVELVEEEQEEDKEMQKENKQKGEQHTKITQLIMDQNIKPSNNNTTAATTTTTTTTASHSQAMRDITNSLNAADLKPQPQPQQCLYNTWVEEKSGDENKMNKMPVSALITSTPSAKECITSRPPADPIEQGTFFGVGRHKDGSDLRVIYQIRRVVLDTLEEEEEDEEEMKERKGDTGGGGTGTVFYYMWILNDRDGMVDDAPSTLDLTRTSLHDTTELSLGHAITREAQEQKQQQKEEEHKQKSKKKEVEEEDEELGDETVDSSYCPSFTSSSECGGEGEHSHTCTDGSSGAEYSLNHSRRGGRHSSSSAPEEEKDVPEEGEFSQHYQILKQIGKGAFGCVKLSYRCSDSLLVVTKFIKKSKVYRDSWVDDMVLERRVPLEVSLLMSLDHPNIVTVLDVFENDKYFQLVMEKLGSGMDLFEFIDRNPKLDEFLAAHIFRQIVAALTYLHSLNIVHRDVKDENVIMDNRFHVKLIDFGSSAFTAPGKEFSQFAGTVEYCSPEVLMGNKYTGYEVEVWSLGVTLYTLMYWENPFYDVDETIKGVLNIPYEHSPELTSLLKGMMEKDVSARLTLPQVEKHPWTQLPCNPEQYTFHHVVHCSKRERNPKHYLRDYMQNGEDTAASSRSFLDEDLHQKHLVSTPPPLSIRRANSATTPRRPSHPNKNRDRLWSASPLSVCPAAAVATAAAGNKSPTCVPDRCRTPSVASCSTHSRASTTHSLSSIRSTITVDSASFSACSPHSSSPSSTTSPSSSSSSSSTTPTTATASDWANTQCKSTCISSTCQDSSTPLSDSTPSSDSGSSHSTLDDPCCPLSPCPVESTSCHHHRHHHTSSGDQHYSHGSSSCEGSQGACHSSRDTSCCSDHCPSWQESSRCTSLSHHRTKQDFLSSLFSYSSSSTSSSSSSSSSCSSSSSASSPESSPQKSHKSSNSTFNSDTLFYSEPFSFSDLLSLTDLDLMEGVLPHPCDPLWDDSTPDSP from the exons ATGTTTGGAGTTAA gAGAGAGCGTCTGAATTTCAGCTTCGGGACCCCCACTGGCTCtaccaag GGTCGCCAGGGGCTTCTGTCATGGCGAGGCAGAGACCTTAGAGGACCCTGCTCCCCTGCCGCCTCTGCCAGCCCCTACAAGGCCTACACCCCCTTCTTTGGGACCCCTGGATACCCTTCTCCTTTGGACCGCGTCAG GTTGAGGAAGGCAGTGTCCCCGCAGTGTGGCCATGCTAGCTTCTCCCACCtgccccgccgccaccaccgcaccTCGCCTCGCTCCCTCCACCACGCCGCCTCCCTGCCACGTCTGACTGCCATGACAG gcGATGGTCTCCACAGTTTCAGCTTCTCGCCGGGCCTGGCCAAAGGCTCCTTCAGCATCGGCCACAGGGACTCTCACTGCAGCGCCTCTCCCGGACACTGGCTCTTCAGAACGTTTGTGGGAGGTGGTGGCGACGGAGGACACagttcccctctcccctcctctgtcCTTAACCCCAACAAAGCCATCTTCACCCTCAACGCCTCCTCCAGG ATCCTGACAGCCAATGACATGTGCTCATTGCTTCTTGGAGAGTCCGAGGAGAAGCTGTGCGGGGGCTCCAGGAGACTCTCGGATTTCATCTCCTGCCCCGTTACTGCACGCTACCTGGCCAGCCTTGCCCCGGATGCCACCCCGATCCCCGAGGAAGTGCCCCTAGATTCCCTCATGCCCCCAGCGTCGCCAGGGTTCGATGCTGCAGACGGAAAAGGAGCTGTGATATTTAGCGGGAGAGTG GTGAGTGTTGAGACAAGTGAAAACGGAAGTCAATTGTGTTCCCTGTGGCTGAAGGGTTTGCCAAGAGAGGCGGGGCAGGAGCAAAGGTGGATGGCTGTGCTGGAGCCTATTGAAGTTACACAGGcgaag gCCACAGTGGACTACATCGGCACCATCCTGGACAGTGATGAAGCTTTTCGTGCTCTCTTCAGCTTCCCAGATACAGTGATCATCAGTCATCTGGAGAATATACACAACCTCATTCCCAGCCTCCAGCTCCCTTCGCCGCCCCCTGCTCCAccctcctcgtcatcctcttcctcatcctcctcctctgtgcccCCATCTGTGCTGCCTGtg GAGTTAGAGCAGCAGCAGTGTACAGGAGTGAGTGTGGAGGGCAGCAGCACCTTCCCCCTGTGTGTGCAGTtgtcccaccaccacccacaaccaCACTCTCACACCTCACACACTCCCGCACTCAATCTAGACATCTCG GTGTTCTCCAATATCAGTGGCCTGGTTGTGCTGGACAGTTCAGGAAACATAAGCgactacaactacaacttcACCCGTTATCTCTTCGGCTACGGCCATGGGGAGCTGGATGGCCAG AGTATTTCCCTCATCATCCCCTCCATCTTTGAGGACATGGGGCAGGTGCAGGAGCTGggctgtgaggaggaggtgtcCACGGGAAGCTACTggcaagaggaggatgaggacgaggaggacgaagaggagctGGAGgtagaagtggaggtggagctggtggaggaggagcaggaagaggacaaggagatgCAGAAGGAGAATAAACAGAAG ggcgaacaacacaccaaaataacacAACTTATCATGGATCAGAATATCAAaccaagcaacaacaacaccactgctgccaccaccaccaccaccaccaccacagcgtcACACAGCCAGGCCATGAGGGACATTACAAACTCCCTCAATGCAGCGGACCTCAAGCcgcagccacagccacagcag TGCCTCTACAACAcctgggtggaggagaagagtggTGATGagaacaagatgaacaagaTGCCAGTCTCAGCCCTCatcacctccactccctccgccaAGGAGTGCATCACCTCCCGGCCTCCTGCAGACCCCATAGAGCAGGGTACCTTTTTCGGGGTCGGCAGGCACAAGGATGGCTCGGACTTGA GAGTCATTTACCAAATCCGGCGTGTGGTTCTGGACaccctggaggaggaagaggaggatgaggaggagatgaaggagcgAAAGGGAGACACTGGAGGAGGCGGAACAGGGACGGTCTTCTATTACATGTGGATTCTGAACGACAGGGATGGAATGGTGGATGACGCACCCTCCACCCTTGATCTCACTCGAACATCTCTCCATGACACTACGGAGCTTTCCCTTGGCCAT GCCATCACACGCGAGGCTCaggaacagaagcagcagcagaaggaggaggaacacaagcagaaaagcaagaagaaggaggtggaggaggaggatgaggagctgGGTGACGAAACAGTGGATTCCTCCTActgcccctccttcacctcctcctccgagtGTGGCGGCGAAGGGGAGCACAGCCACACTTGTACGGACGGCAGCTCAGGGGCAGAGTACTCCCTCAACCACTCCCGCAGAGGGGGAcgccactcttcctcctcc GCacctgaggaagagaaggatgtcCCGGAGGAGGGAGAGTTCAGCCAGCACTACCAGATCCTCAAGCAGATTGGGAAAGGTGCGTTTGGCTGCGTCAAGCTGAGTTACCGCTGCTCCGACAGCCTGCTG GTGGTGACGAAGTTTATCAAGAAATCCAAAGTGTATCGGGACAGCTGGGTGGATGACATGGTCCTGGAGCGTAGGGTGCCTCTGGAAGTATCCCTACTCATGAGTCTGGACCATCCTAATATT gTCACGGTACTGGATGTCTTTGAAAACGACAAGTACTTCCAGCTGGTCATGGAGAAGCTTGGGTCTGGAATGGACCTCTTTGAGTTTATCGACCGAAACCCCAAACTTGATGAATTCTTGGCTGCCCACATCTTTCGgcag ATTGTGGCAGCCCTCACGTACCTTCACTCCCTCAACATTGTGCACCGCGATGTGAAAGATGAGAATGTTATAATGGACAATCGATTTCATGTCAAACTCATCGACTTTGGATCCTCGGCCTTCACCGCCCCGGGCAAGGAGTTCTCGCAGTTTGCCGGCACTGTTGAATACTGCAGTCCAGAAGTGCTTATGGGGAacaa ATATACAGGGTATGAAGTGGAGGTGTGGTCCCTGGGTGTGACTCTCTACACCTTGATGTATTGGGAGAACCCTTTCTATGATGTGGATGAGACAATTAAGGGGGTTCTCAATATTCCCTACGAGCATTCACCAG AACTGACATCACTGCTGAAGGGGATGATGGAGAAGGACGTCAGTGCTCGCCTCACACTGCCACAGGTTGAGAAGCATCCCTGGACACAGCTGCCTTGTAACCCAGAGCAGTACACCTTCCATCATGTTGTGCACTGCT CCAAGAGGGAGCGTAACCCCAAACACTACCTCAGAGACTATATGCAGAACGGAGAAGACACAGCTGCCTCCTCCCGCAGCTTCTTGGACGAGGACCTTCATCAGAAGCACCTCGTGTCCACCCCTCCGCCTCTGTCTATCCGTCGTGCTAACTCTGCCACCACGCCGCGCCGCCCCAGTCACCCCAACAAGAA CCGGGACAGGTTGTGGTCAGCCTCCCCGCTCAGTGTGTGtccggcagcagcagtagcaacagcagcggcaGGAAACAAGAGTCCCACGTGTGTGCCAGACCGCTGCCGGACCCCGAGTGTGGCCTCCTGCTCCACGCACTCCAGGgcctccaccacccactccctctcctccatcag GAGCACAATCACAGTAGACTCAGCCTCCTTCTCTGCCTgctctccccactcctcctccccatcctccaccacctccccttcctcttcctcctcttcctcttccaccacccccaccactgcAACTGCCTCGGATTGGGCCAACACTCAATGCAAGTCCACCTGTATCTCCTCCACCTGCCAGGACTCTTCCACGCCTCTCTCTGACTCAACGCCAAGCTCAG ACTCAGGGAGCAGCCACAGCACCCTGGATGACCCTTGTTGCCCCCTGAGCCCCTGCCCTGTCGAGTCTAcctcctgccaccaccatcgccaccaccacacttccaGCGGGGACCAGCACTACAGCCATGGCTCCTCTAGCTGCGAGGGGAGCCAGGGGGCATGCCACTCCTCCAGGGACACCAGCTGCTGCTCAGACCATTGTCCCAGCTGGCAGGAGAGCTCAAGATGCACGTCACTGTCACATCATCGAACTAAGCAggatttcctctcctctctcttctcgtactcctcctcatcgacctcctcctcctcctccagttcatcctcctgctcttcttcctcctctgcctcgtcGCCAGAATCCAGCCCACAGAAGTCCCACAAGTCATCAAACTCAACATTCAATAGTGACACTCTGTTCTATAGTGAGCCGTTCTCCTTCAGTGACCTCCTGAGCCTCACCGACCTGGACCTGATGGAGGGCGTCCTGCCGCACCCCTGTGACCCCCTGTGGGATGACAGCACCCCTGACAGCCCCTAG